In Trichomycterus rosablanca isolate fTriRos1 chromosome 4, fTriRos1.hap1, whole genome shotgun sequence, one DNA window encodes the following:
- the ufsp1 gene encoding inactive Ufm1-specific protease 1 encodes MNRQREEIDWGERLCVQNPMPSATTDLTETLLKNAHEGLAPPLTDYEKCSVISGQYLYYHYICDGQDDRGWGCGYRTVQTICSWICANRSTTSGKSKQAPSLEEIQQALVAVGDKPRSFLGSREWIGTYEASVVIDQLFDVPCRLVHARSGGTELELEVQKLHAHFLARGSPVMMGGDRDNSSKGILGVCTGKESTYLLVMDPHYYGPVLDREVLQKKGWVAWKPVRSLDQSSFYNLCLPQT; translated from the coding sequence ATGAACAGGCAAAGAGAGGAAATAGACTGGGGAGAGCGGTTATGTGTTCAGAATCCGATGCCATCAGCAACCACAGATCTGACTGAAACTTTACTAAAGAACGCACATGAAGGACTGGCACCACCACTGACTGACTATGAGAAATGCTCTGTTATATCAGGACAATATCTCTATTACCATTACATCTGTGATGGGCAGGACGACAGGGGTTGGGGTTGCGGGTACCGGACTGTGCAGACCATTTGCTCCTGGATTTGTGCCAACAGATCGACCACCAGTGGAAAGTCCAAACAAGCACCAAGTCTGGAAGAAATCCAGCAAGCTTTAGTGGCAGTAGGAGATAAACCCAGATCCTTCCTGGGTTCACGGGAGTGGATAGGAACATACGAGGCCTCTGTGGTTATTGACCAGCTTTTTGATGTGCCATGCCGTCTGGTGCACGCGCGCAGTGGCggcactgagctcgagctggaGGTCCAGAAGCTGCATGCGCATTTCCTTGCACGCGGCTCGCCAGTCATGATGGGAGGGGACAGGGACAATTCCTCCAAGGGTATTTTGGGTGTCTGCACGGGAAAAGAAAGCACCTATTTGTTAGTAATGGACCCGCACTATTACGGACCTGTCCTGGACAGAGAGGTTCTGCAGAAGAAGGGCTGGGTGGCATGGAAACCTGTTAGATCTCTCGATCAAAGTTCATTTTACAACCTCTGTCTACCACAAACCTAA
- the si:dkey-85k7.10 gene encoding endonuclease domain-containing 1 protein: MFIQAAVVDDFNHVDRCKDSLFRGTPPRGYLKKSLKKICQRYEGAPRFVTLYDAQKHIPVYSAYTFKKSDGEKSVDFPWMFEPQLASDDASGDMQPFTQYSYMANNFEDSQAVLEDYTDMIRYERGQLNPDQHQSNPLDKVATYTLTNVVPQIKEFSNGPWAAHQQLIRKRLNNYCHGKAYIITGVTTSGSMIRHNNLDRVAIPEYMWTAYCCTEYDRNAPYSERYKFPAFGAYGLNDRVNNNLLEVPVKNLENFLRNRMEVDKNFQIFYNDCMSDH; encoded by the exons ATGTTCATACAGGCTGCAGTCGTGGATGACTTTAACCATGTTGATCGTTGTAAGGACTCGCTGTTCAGGGGCACCCCACCTCGAGGCTACCTCAAAAAATCCCTGAAGAAGATCTGCCAACGTTATGAGGGTGCTCCACGCTTTGTTACGCTCTATGACGCCCAGAAGCACATTCCTGTCTACTCTGCCTACACGTTTAAGAAATCAGATGGGGAGAAAAGTGTGGACTTTCCTTGGATGTTTGAACCTCAG TTGGCATCTGACGATGCCAGTGGTGACATGCAGCCCTTTACCCAGTACTCCTATATGGCCAACAATTTTGAAGATTCACAGGCTGTGCTAGAGGACTACACAGATATGATCCGATATGAGCGTGGCCAGCTCAATCCAGACCAGCACCAGTCAAACCCGTTGGACAAAGTTGCTACTTACACCCTAACCAACGTGGTGCCACAAATTAAAGAGTTCAGCAACGGACCCTGGGCTGCACACCAGCAACTCATACGAAAGCGGCTCAACAACTATTGCCATGGAAAGGCCTACATCATCACAGGGGTCACAACCTCCGGCAGCATGATCCGGCATAATAACCTGGACCGTGTGGCCATTCCTGAGTACATGTGGACTGCCTACTGCTGCACTGAATACGACCGTAATGCACCTTATTCTGAGCGCTACAAATTCCCAGCGTTTGGTGCCTATGGACTAAACGATCGTGTTAACAATAACCTGTTAGAGGTTCCTGTTAAAAACCTGGAGAATTTCCTGAGGAACCGAATGGAAGTAGACAAGAACTTCCAGATCTTCTATAATGACTGCATGTCTGACCATTAA